A window from Populus trichocarpa isolate Nisqually-1 chromosome 3, P.trichocarpa_v4.1, whole genome shotgun sequence encodes these proteins:
- the LOC7462810 gene encoding galactoside 2-alpha-L-fucosyltransferase isoform X2, with protein sequence MDIFQMERSGYGSKRFPKLVVSFLIAFCLLYMVSMVYRSSTFVLIGEVAKDNGTGEVAENVTTPSESEDKHPSGTESMVVDKLLGGLLATGFDEESCISRYQATSYRKTSPHKPSAYLVSKLRKYEDLHKRCGPNTESYKRALKKLSSSHINGTTDCNYIVWTPSNGLGNRIISMASSFLYAVLTNRVLLVDHGTDMAGIFCEPFPNTSWLLPMDFPLTNQFYSLQPGNAHSYGHLLKINNMNISTVSQPPSFLHIYLAYNYDKHDKLFFQDQNQGFLQKVPWLILKSDQYFVPYLFLIPSFQQELGKLFPDKETVFHHLVRYLFHPSNQAWGLITRFYRAYLASADQKIGLQVRVFDRKASPVNVVLEQILGCIKKEKLLPQVDEQKPIASPSKNQTLRAITIASLYPEYYERIKSMYWMKPTVNGDVIGVYQPSHEEVQHFGNNIHNMKAWAEISILSLSDILVTSSWSTFGYVAQGLGGLKPWILYVPAGNQPTDQPCPRGMSMEPCFHFPPDYHRIPNTRQRLDTGSLVPHVRQCEDASKGIKLFNAKQL encoded by the exons ATGGATATTTTTCAAATGGAAAGATCAGGGTATGGTTCAAAGAGGTTTCCAAAACTGGTGGTTTCGTTTTTGATAGCTTTCTGTCTGTTATACATGGTGTCCATGGTTTACAGAAGCTCGACTTTTGTTCTAATTGGGGAAGTTGCCAAAGATAATGGCACAGGAGAAGTGGCGGAAAATGTTACCACACCCTCAG AATCGGAAGACAAACATCCCTCTGGAACTGAGAGCATGGTTGTTGATAAATTGCTTGGTGGGCTTCTGGCTACAGGATTTGATGAAGAATCCTGCATAAGCAGGTACCAAGCGACCTCGTATCGCAAAACTTCACCTCATAAGCCCTCTGCCTATCTTGTTTCGAAACTGCGTAAATATGAAGATCTTCATAAGCGCTGCGGACCTAACACCGAATCCTACAAAAGAGCTTTGAAGAAATTGAGTTCTAGCCACATCAATGGCACTACAGACTGCAATTACATTGTTTGGACGCCTTCTAATGGCTTGGGGAATAGGATAATCAGCATGGCTTCATCATTTCTTTATGCGGTCCTCACAAACAGAGTCCTACTTGTTGATCATGGAACCGACATGGCTGGTATCTTTTGTGAGCCGTTCCCAAATACATCATGGTTATTGCCCATGGATTTTCCTCTCACGAATCAATTCTACAGCTTGCAACCAGGAAATGCTCACAGTTATGGGCACCTACTAAAGATTAACAACATGAACATCTCAACCGTGTCGCAGCCGCCATCATTTCTGCATATTTATTTAGCTTACAACTATGATAAACACGATAAGCTTTTTTTCCAGGATCAAAATCAAGGTTTTCTCCAAAAAGTCCCTTGGTTGATTCTGAAGTCAGACCAATACTTTGTGCCTTACCTCTTCTTGATCCCATCTTTCCAGCAAGAACTAGGCAAACTGTTTCCTGATAAAGAGACTGTTTTCCACCACTTGGTTCGCTATCTTTTCCACCCTTCAAATCAAGCCTGGGGACTAATCACCAGATTCTATCGTGCTTACTTGGCCAGTGCAGAtcagaagattggtcttcaagTGAGGGTATTTGATAGAAAAGCGAGTCCGGTTAATGTTGTTCTGGAGCAGATACTTGGCTgcattaaaaaggaaaaactgcTGCCTCAAGTAGATGAGCAAAAACCTATAGCTTCCCCATCAAAAAACCAGACATTAAGAGCTATTACCATAGCATCATTATATCCAGAATACTACGAGAGAATAAAGAGCATGTATTGGATGAAGCCAACGGTAAATGGAGATGTTATTGGTGTTTATCAGCCAAGTCACGAAGAGGTTCAACATTTTGGCAACAATATACACAATATGAAGGCATGGGCTGAAATAAGCATCCTAAGTTTGAGTGATATTCTGGTGACTAGTTCTTGGTCTACTTTCGGGTATGTAGCTCAAGGTCTAGGAGGATTGAAGCCATGGATCCTATACGTGCCTGCCGGAAACCAACCAACTGATCAGCCTTGTCCACGAGGCATGTCTATGGAGCCATGCTTTCATTTTCCTCCTGATTATCACCGGATTCCAAATACCAGACAGCGACTTGATACTGGCTCCCTTGTTCCTCATGTCAGGCAGTGTGAGGATGCAAGCAAGGGAATAAAGCTGTTTAATGCTAAGCAACTTTAG
- the LOC7462810 gene encoding galactoside 2-alpha-L-fucosyltransferase isoform X1 produces the protein MDIFQMERSGYGSKRFPKLVVSFLIAFCLLYMVSMVYRSSTFVLIGEVAKDNGTGEVAENVTTPSGTESEDKHPSGTESMVVDKLLGGLLATGFDEESCISRYQATSYRKTSPHKPSAYLVSKLRKYEDLHKRCGPNTESYKRALKKLSSSHINGTTDCNYIVWTPSNGLGNRIISMASSFLYAVLTNRVLLVDHGTDMAGIFCEPFPNTSWLLPMDFPLTNQFYSLQPGNAHSYGHLLKINNMNISTVSQPPSFLHIYLAYNYDKHDKLFFQDQNQGFLQKVPWLILKSDQYFVPYLFLIPSFQQELGKLFPDKETVFHHLVRYLFHPSNQAWGLITRFYRAYLASADQKIGLQVRVFDRKASPVNVVLEQILGCIKKEKLLPQVDEQKPIASPSKNQTLRAITIASLYPEYYERIKSMYWMKPTVNGDVIGVYQPSHEEVQHFGNNIHNMKAWAEISILSLSDILVTSSWSTFGYVAQGLGGLKPWILYVPAGNQPTDQPCPRGMSMEPCFHFPPDYHRIPNTRQRLDTGSLVPHVRQCEDASKGIKLFNAKQL, from the exons ATGGATATTTTTCAAATGGAAAGATCAGGGTATGGTTCAAAGAGGTTTCCAAAACTGGTGGTTTCGTTTTTGATAGCTTTCTGTCTGTTATACATGGTGTCCATGGTTTACAGAAGCTCGACTTTTGTTCTAATTGGGGAAGTTGCCAAAGATAATGGCACAGGAGAAGTGGCGGAAAATGTTACCACACCCTCAGGTACCG AATCGGAAGACAAACATCCCTCTGGAACTGAGAGCATGGTTGTTGATAAATTGCTTGGTGGGCTTCTGGCTACAGGATTTGATGAAGAATCCTGCATAAGCAGGTACCAAGCGACCTCGTATCGCAAAACTTCACCTCATAAGCCCTCTGCCTATCTTGTTTCGAAACTGCGTAAATATGAAGATCTTCATAAGCGCTGCGGACCTAACACCGAATCCTACAAAAGAGCTTTGAAGAAATTGAGTTCTAGCCACATCAATGGCACTACAGACTGCAATTACATTGTTTGGACGCCTTCTAATGGCTTGGGGAATAGGATAATCAGCATGGCTTCATCATTTCTTTATGCGGTCCTCACAAACAGAGTCCTACTTGTTGATCATGGAACCGACATGGCTGGTATCTTTTGTGAGCCGTTCCCAAATACATCATGGTTATTGCCCATGGATTTTCCTCTCACGAATCAATTCTACAGCTTGCAACCAGGAAATGCTCACAGTTATGGGCACCTACTAAAGATTAACAACATGAACATCTCAACCGTGTCGCAGCCGCCATCATTTCTGCATATTTATTTAGCTTACAACTATGATAAACACGATAAGCTTTTTTTCCAGGATCAAAATCAAGGTTTTCTCCAAAAAGTCCCTTGGTTGATTCTGAAGTCAGACCAATACTTTGTGCCTTACCTCTTCTTGATCCCATCTTTCCAGCAAGAACTAGGCAAACTGTTTCCTGATAAAGAGACTGTTTTCCACCACTTGGTTCGCTATCTTTTCCACCCTTCAAATCAAGCCTGGGGACTAATCACCAGATTCTATCGTGCTTACTTGGCCAGTGCAGAtcagaagattggtcttcaagTGAGGGTATTTGATAGAAAAGCGAGTCCGGTTAATGTTGTTCTGGAGCAGATACTTGGCTgcattaaaaaggaaaaactgcTGCCTCAAGTAGATGAGCAAAAACCTATAGCTTCCCCATCAAAAAACCAGACATTAAGAGCTATTACCATAGCATCATTATATCCAGAATACTACGAGAGAATAAAGAGCATGTATTGGATGAAGCCAACGGTAAATGGAGATGTTATTGGTGTTTATCAGCCAAGTCACGAAGAGGTTCAACATTTTGGCAACAATATACACAATATGAAGGCATGGGCTGAAATAAGCATCCTAAGTTTGAGTGATATTCTGGTGACTAGTTCTTGGTCTACTTTCGGGTATGTAGCTCAAGGTCTAGGAGGATTGAAGCCATGGATCCTATACGTGCCTGCCGGAAACCAACCAACTGATCAGCCTTGTCCACGAGGCATGTCTATGGAGCCATGCTTTCATTTTCCTCCTGATTATCACCGGATTCCAAATACCAGACAGCGACTTGATACTGGCTCCCTTGTTCCTCATGTCAGGCAGTGTGAGGATGCAAGCAAGGGAATAAAGCTGTTTAATGCTAAGCAACTTTAG
- the LOC7460352 gene encoding uncharacterized protein LOC7460352: protein MDHYDLHAHRREMKHKGRNVVWSIAMDKCLIEALAIQARNGNKIDKCFNENAYTAACIAVNSRFNLNLNNQKVINRLKTIKKRYKVIRDMLSQDGFRWNPSTKMIECESDDLWKRYIAVHPDAKGIRGKQIDMYNELKIVCGNYQAPSRWAKVKDGGHPTRNFAEDSASLLSPSSEDASETDGTDSYSEQPEYMPDGNQDPLIQPVRPLPKAHGSETLQDAMSAVASSLRRLADAMELSKITINASELLQAVMEIDGLDEAKQMYAFEYLNADPIKARAFMTYDTRMRKIYLFRQFWWWK, encoded by the exons ATGGACCACTATGACTTGCACGCTCACAGAAGGGAGATGAAGCATAAAGGAAGAAATGTTGTTTGGTCGATTGCAATGGACAAATGTCTAATTGAAGCTCTTGCTATTCAGGCTAGAAACGGAAACAAGATAGACAAATGCTTTAATGAGAATGCATACACTGCTGCTTGCATTGCTGTGAACTCccgttttaatttaaacttgaacAATCAGAAGGTCATTAATCGTCTTAAGACCATTAAGAAAAGGTACAAGGTTATTAGGGATATGCTAAGTCAAGATGGTTTCAGGTGGAATCCTAGCACAAAGATGATTGAGTGTGAAAGTGATGATCTTTGGAAGAGATACATTGCG GTACATCCTGATGCAAAAGGAATTCGAGGAAAGCAGATTGACATGTACAATGAACTAAAAATTGTTTGCGGAAATTATCAAGCCCCTAGTCGTTGGGCTAAGGTAAAGGATGGAGGCCATCCAACAAGGAACTTTGCAGAAGATTCTGCTTCACTCCTCTCGCCAAGTTCGGAAGATGCAAGTGAGACTGATGGAACAGACTCATATTCCGAACAACCAGAATATATGCCAGATGGCAATCAAGATCCTCTGATCCAGCCTGTCAGACCACTCCCAAAGGCTCACGGTTCGGAGACCCTTCAGGATGCAATGTCAGCTGTGGCATCAAGTCTTCGTAGATTAGCTGATGCAATGGAGCTAAGCAAAATTACTATCAATGCCTCAGAATTATTACAAGCTGTGATGGAGATTGATGGGTTGGATGAGGCCAAACAAATGTATGCTTTTGAGTATTTGAATGCTGACCCCATTAAAGCCAGAGCCTTCATGACATACGATACCCGAATGAGAAAGATATATCTATTTCGACAGTTTTGGTGGTGGAAGTGA
- the LOC7462811 gene encoding protein ELC-like: MVPPPSSNHQAIQQFLSSVLSQSGTSALPYSEDTKWLIRQHLLSLTTTSPSLEPKTATFTHNDGRTVNLLQADGTVPITFISVTYNIPVIIWLFESYPRHPPCVYVNPTRDMIIKRSHPFVNPSGLVSIPYLQNWIYPSSNLVDLARELSSVFGRDPPLFSQRPKPNPNPNYHPNQSSLGSVGNTGGGGGYPRPIVRPPQYPPYGSGGAVGKVEAEDAAEVYKRNVIDKLVENVHGDMLQLSKTREAEMESWFSAQSVLRGREEEFNKGLKEMRDKMEGLELHLQVVLMNTDVLEAWVRENKGKLKGGSEDIDVDNAFECVDVLSKQMLECTAVDMAIEDAVYSLEKAVQEGAMPFDQYLRNVRLLSREQFFNRATAAKVRAAQMQAQVAGMAARAPRYAT; the protein is encoded by the coding sequence ATGGTTCCTCCACCGTCGTCAAACCACCAAGCAATCCAACAATTCCTCTCCTCCGTCCTCTCTCAAAGCGGCACTTCCGCCCTTCCTTACTCCGAAGACACCAAATGGCTCATCCGCCAACACCTCCTTTCACTCACCACTACTTCCCCCTCTCTCGAACCCAAAACCGCTACCTTCACTCACAACGATGGTCGCACCGTCAATCTTCTCCAGGCTGACGGCACCGTTCCGATCACTTTCATATCTGTCACTTATAACATCCCGGTTATCATCTGGCTTTTCGAATCTTACCCTCGCCACCCTCCTTGTGTTTACGTGAACCCCACACGCGATATGATCATCAAAAGATCTCATCCTTTTGTCAATCCCTCGGGGCTCGTTTCGATCCCTTATTTGCAGAATTGGATCTACCCTAGTTCTAATTTGGTTGATTTGGCTCGCGAGCTGAGCTCGGTTTTTGGGAGGGATCCTCCTCTGTTTTCCCAACGCCCCAAACCTAACCCTAATCCCAATTATCATCCAAATCAATCGAGTCTTGGGTCAGTGGGTAACACGGGAGGTGGTGGTGGGTATCCGAGACCGATTGTCAGACCACCACAGTATCCGCCGTATGGTAGTGGTGGTGCGGTGGGGAAGGTAGAGGCGGAGGATGCAGCGGAGGTTTATAAAAGAAATGTGATTGATAAGCTTGTGGAGAATGTTCACGGGGATATGTTGCAGTTGAGTAAAACGAGGGAGGCGGAGATGGAAAGCTGGTTTAGCGCACAATCTGTGTTGAGGGGGAGAGAGGAGGAGTTTAATAAAGGGTTGAAAGAAATGAGAGATAAGATGGAAGGGTTGGAGTTGCATTTGCAAGTTGTTTTGATGAATACGGATGTTTTGGAAGCATGGGTTAGGGAAAATAAGGGGAAGTTGAAAGGGGGCTCGGAGGATATTGACGTGGATAATGCTTTTGAGTGTGTGGATGTTTTGTCGAAGCAGATGTTGGAGTGCACAGCGGTGGACATGGCAATTGAGGATGCGGTTTATTCTTTGGAGAAAGCAGTGCAAGAAGGGGCAATGCCATTTGATCAATATTTGAGGAATGTGAGGTTGTTGTCTAGAGAGCAGTTTTTTAACAGGGCAACTGCAGCGAAAGTTAGGGCTGCACAAATGCAGGCTCAGGTTGCTGGTATGGCTGCCAGGGCACCACGTTATGCTACCTGA
- the LOC7462809 gene encoding galactoside 2-alpha-L-fucosyltransferase: MMEIFKAAKERLGFNFRRCTTILVLSFIVLAVLVRVFVSYQDSAFDLIGGLAKAKVSPANTQDVAALGFASINDSSQPTSLPDQKVLNEQLPPRFGNGSISKNESSQPTSIRDDTLVNGLLAPGSGDGSSSKNDSSQPTSEPDDKPLSSQPTSKPDDKLLGQPLAPGFVEELGLKTDSSQPTKMANDKLLDGLLSPGFDEKSCLSRYRSFLYRKASQHKPSPYLLSKLREYEDLHKRCGPYTRSYNETLKRLKSSHTGSTGGCNYIVWLGSNGMGNRIISMASTFLYALLANRVLLVDHGRDMTHLFCEPFPNTSWILPMDFPIKKQFHTLKQRHDRFRDISESSPPSFVYVNIPHGTYDFDELFLCEQSRALLERVPWFILSSDQYFAPSFFLSPSFKQEVSKLFPEKETIFHQLGRYLFHPSNQVWRVITKFYQTNLAKAEQRIGLQIRVFNRKTSPVQVVMGQILSCMLKKKLLPEVDTQNAVRSSPPNNSSKTILITSLYSDYYENMSAMYQSKPTVTGEAIRVCQPSHEEYQHKADNLHNMKAWAEIYLLSLSDVLVTSAGSTFGYAAQGLGGLKPWMLIRPKNKMVPDPPCRQDKSMDPCFHYAPSYECKAKHKTDSSTVVPYVRHCADRQAGVKLFNDHKRL; encoded by the exons ATGATGGAAATCTTTAAAGCTGCAAAAGAAAGATTGGGATTTAATTTCAGGAGGTGCACGACAATCTTGGTTTTGTCTTTCATTGTTTTGGCTGTGCTAGTGAGGGTCTTTGTCTCGTATCAAGACTCGGCATTTGATCTAATTGGGGGTTTAGCTAAAGCTAAGGTTTCTCCAGCAAATACTCAAGATGTTGCAGCATTAGGTTTTG CCTCAATAAATGATTCCTCTCAACCAACTAGCTTGCCTGATCAGAAGGTGCTTAATGAACAGCTGCCACCCAGATTTGGCAACGgatcaatttcaaaaaatgagTCCTCTCAGCCTACCAGCATACGTGATGACACACTGGTTAATGGACTTTTGGCTCCTGGATCTGGTGATGGATCAAGTTCAAAAAACGATTCCTCTCAGCCTACCAGCGAGCCTGATGATAAACCTCTTTCCTCTCAGCCTACCAGCAAGCCTGATGATAAGCTGCTTGGTCAACCATTGGCTCCTGGATTTGTTGAAGAATTAGGTTTGAAAACTGATTCCTCGCAACCTACCAAAATGGCTAATGATAAATTGCTTGACGGGCTTCTATCCCCTGGGTTTGATGAAAAATCCTGCTTGAGTAGATACCGTTCTTTCCTATACCGCAAAGCTTCTCAACATAAGCCCTCTCCCTATCTCCTTTCCAAGCTACGCGAGTATGAAGATCTTCATAAACGTTGCGGACCATACACCAGATCTTACAATGAAACATTAAAGAGACTCAAATCTAGCCATACAGGTAGTACTGGTGGGTGTAATTACATTGTCTGGTTGGGTTCTAACGGGATGGGGAACAGGATAATAAGCATGGCTTCAACATTTCTTTATGCTCTCCTTGCAAATCGAGTCCTACTTGTTGATCATGGCAGGGACATGACTCACCTCTTTTGCGAGCCATTTCCCAACACGTCATGGATATTGCCCATGGACTTccccattaaaaaacaattccataCCTTGAAACAGAGACATGATCGATTCAGAGATATATCAGAGTCGTCGCCCCCATCATTTGTATATGTTAATATACCTCACGGTACTTATGATTTTGATGAGCTTTTCCTGTGTGAGCAGAGCAGAGCTCTCCTCGAAAGAGTTCCTTGGTTTATTCTATCGTCTGACCAATATTTTGCCCCATCTTTCTTCCTGAGCCCATCTTTCAAGCAAGAGGTAAGCAAGCTGTTCCCAGAAAAAGAAACCATTTTCCATCAATTGGGTCGCTATCTTTTCCACCCCTCCAATCAGGTTTGGAGAGTAATTACAAAGTTCTATCAGACTAATCTAGCGAAGGCAGAACAGAGAATTGGCCTCCAAATAAGAGTATTTAACCGCAAGACTAGTCCAGTTCAAGTGGTCATGGGTCAGATATTATCCTGTATGCTGAAGAAAAAGCTTCTTCCAGAAGTTGATACCCAGAACGCTGTACGTTCTTCTCCTCCAAATAATTcttctaaaactattttaataactTCCTTGTATTCAGACTACTATGAGAACATGAGTGCCATGTACCAGTCAAAACCAACTGTGACAGGTGAAGCGATCAGGGTTTGCCAGCCAAGCCACGAAGAATATCAACACAAAGCGGATAACCTGCACAACATGAAGGCGTGGGCAGAAATTTATCTGCTGAGCTTGAGTGATGTTCTAGTCACCAGTGCCGGGTCAACCTTTGGCTATGCTGCACAAGGTCTAGGAGGTTTGAAGCCATGGATGTTGATTAGACCAAAGAATAAAATGGTTCCAGATCCGCCTTGTCGACAAGACAAATCCATGGACCCTTGTTTCCACTATGCTCCCAGTTATGAATGCAAGGCGAAGCACAAAACTGATTCTTCCACTGTTGTTCCTTATGTAAGGCATTGTGCAGATCGGCAGGCAGGAGTGAAGCTTTTTAATGATCATAAACGATTGTAG
- the LOC7460274 gene encoding pentatricopeptide repeat-containing protein At1g11290, chloroplastic, whose amino-acid sequence MSSHLLPFTATPPPQIPSKASPLAQHTLSQRTHIPSHIYKHPAAILLELCTSSKEVHQILPQIIKNGLYNETLFQTKLISLFCKYGNLTEASRVFEPIEDKFDALYHTMLKGYAKSSSLDSALSFFSRMKHDSVRPVVYNFTYLLKLCGDNSDLKRGKEIHGSVITSGFSWNLFAMTGVVNMYAKCRQINDAYNMFDRMPERDLVCWNTMISGYAQNGFAKVALMLVLRMSEEGHRPDSITIVSILPAVADTRLLRIGMAVHGYVLRAGFESLVNVSTALVDMYSKCGSVSIARVIFDGMDHRTVVSWNSMIDGYVQSGDAEGAMLIFQKMLDEGVQPTNVTVMGALHACADLGDLERGKFVHKLVDQLKLDSDVSVMNSLISMYSKCKRVDIAADIFKNLRNKTLVSWNAMILGYAQNGCVNEALNAFCEMQSRNIKPDSFTMVSVIPALAELSIPRQAKWIHGLVIRRFLDKNVFVMTALVDMYAKCGAIHTARKLFDMMNARHVITWNAMIDGYGTHGLGKTSVELFKEMKKGTIKPNDITFLCALSACSHSGLVEEGLCFFESMKKDYGIEPTMDHYGAMVDLLGRAGRLNQAWDFIQKMPIKPGITVYGAMLGACKIHKNVDLGEKAAFEIFKLNPDDGGYHVLLANIYATASMWGKVAKVRTIMEKSGLQKTPGCSLVEIGNEVHSFYSGTTSHPQSKKIYSYLETLVDEIRAAGYVPDTNSIHDVEDDVKVQLLNTHSEKLAIAFGLLNTSTGTPIHIRKNLRVCGDCHNATKYISLVTGREIIVRDMHRFHLFKDGVCSCGDYW is encoded by the coding sequence ATGAGCTCGCACCTATTGCCCTTCACTGCAACCCCGCCGCCGCAAATTCCCTCCAAAGCAAGCCCACTTGCTCAACACACTCTCTCTCAACGAACCCATATCCCATCTCACATATACAAGCACCCGGCCGCTATCCTCTTAGAACTCTGCACTTCCTCTAAAGAAGTTCACCAAATCCTCCCTCAAATCATTAAAAACGGGCTCTACAATGAAACCCTTTTTCAGACCAAGCTCATTAGTCTTTTTTGTAAGTATGGTAATTTAACTGAAGCTTCGCGTGTTTTTGAACCTATTGAGGATAAGTTTGATGCTCTTTATCATACTATGCTTAAAGGGTATGCAAAGAGTTCTTCTTTAGATAGTGCTTTGTCGTTTTTTTCTCGAATGAAGCATGATAGTGTTAGGCCTGTTGTGTATAATTTTACTTATTTGTTGAAACTTTGTGGAGATAATTCTGATCTTAAGAGGGGTAAGGAGATTCATGGGAGTGTAATAACAAGTGGGTTTTCGTGGAATTTGTTTGCTATGACTGGGGTGGTGAACATGTATGCGAAATGTAGACAAATTAATGACGCGTATAACATGTTCGATAGAATGCCTGAGAGGGATTTGGTTTGTTGGAATACGATGATTTCTGGGTATGCGCAAAATGGGTTTGCTAAGGTTGCTTTGATGTTGGTTTTGAGGATGTCTGAAGAAGGGCATAGGCCGGATTCGATTACCATTGTTTCTATTTTGCCTGCAGTTGCGGATACAAGGTTGTTGAGAATTGGCATGGCAGTTCATGGATATGTTTTGAGAGCTGGGTTTGAGTCACTTGTGAATGTTTCAACTGCTCTTGTGGATATGTATTCAAAATGTGGGTCAGTGAGTATTGCCAGAGTAATCTTTGATGGGATGGATCATAGAACTGTTGTTTCGTGGAATTCCATGATTGATGGGTATGTGCAAAGTGGAGATGCTGAGGGAGCAATGTTGATATTTCAGAAGATGTTGGATGAAGGGGTTCAACCAACTAATGTTACTGTTATGGGAGCTTTGCATGCTTGTGCTGATCTAGGTGATCTCGAGAGAGGAAAGTTTGTTCATAAATTAGTGGACCAATTGAAACTTGATTCTGATGTTTCAGTGATGAATTCTTTGATTTCCATGTATTCCAAGTGCAAGAGGGTTGATATTGCTgctgatatatttaaaaatttgcgAAATAAAACACTTGTATCCTGGAATGCCATGATATTAGGCTATGCCCAGAATGGGTGTGTGAATGAGGCTTTAAATGCGTTCTGTGAGATGCAATCTCGAAACATAAAGCCAGACTCTTTCACAATGGTGAGTGTGATTCCTGCTCTTGCAGAGTTATCGATTCCACGTCAGGCAAAGTGGATCCATGGACTTGTTATTCGAAGGTTTTTAGACAAGAATGTTTTTGTGATGACTGCTCTTGTCGACATGTATGCAAAGTGTGGAGCCATTCACACAGCAAGAAAGCTCTTTGACATGATGAATGCAAGGCATGTGATTACATGGAATGCTATGATAGATGGATATGGAACTCATGGACTTGGAAAAACTTCTGTAGAACTGTTCAAGGAAATGAAGAAGGGGACCATCAAGCCAAATGATATTACATTCCTCTGTGCCCTTTCTGCTTGTAGTCACTCAGGTTTGGTAGAAGAGGGGCTCTGTTTCTTTGAAAGCATGAAGAAAGATTATGGCATAGAGCCTACAATGGATCACTATGGAGCGATGGTTGACCTTCTTGGTCGAGCTGGTCGACTCAACCAGGCTTGGGATTTCATTCAAAAGATGCCTATTAAACCCGGAATAACTGTTTATGGCGCAATGCTTGGTGCTTGCAAAATTCATAAGAATGTTGACTTAGGGGAGAAGGCAGCATTTGAAATCTTCAAGTTAAACCCAGACGATGGCGGATACCACGTGTTGCTTGCCAACATATATGCCACAGCTTCAATGTGGGGCAAAGTGGCTAAAGTGAGAACTATAATGGAGAAGTCAGGGCTTCAAAAAACTCCAGGCTGCAGTTTAGTGGAAATAGGGAATGAGGTTCACAGTTTCTATTCTGGAACTACAAGCCATCCCCAATCCAAAAAGATCTATTCTTATCTCGAGACACTTGTAGATGAGATCAGAGCTGCTGGTTATGTTCCCGACACCAATTCAATCCATGACGTGGAAGATGATGTTAAGGTGCAGTTGCTGAATACTCATAGTGAGAAGTTGGCAATTGCCTTTGGGCTGCTAAATACGAGCACAGGCACTCCCATACACATCAGGAAAAATCTACGAGTCTGCGGCGATTGTCATAATgcaacaaaatatatttcactTGTCACCGGGAGGGAAATTATAGTTCGTGATATGCATAGATTTCACCTTTTCAAGGATGGAGTCTGTTCTTGTGGAGATTATTGGTAA